A genomic segment from Microbacterium sp. SORGH_AS_0428 encodes:
- a CDS encoding polysaccharide biosynthesis tyrosine autokinase gives MELSDYIRVLRKNWLIIVVATLVGLGAAAGYSLTRTPLYESQASVVVSTQSSGSVQEISQGSTFTQQRVATYVNVATKQLVLDPVIRDLGLDMSAGALAKNVSVSSVLNTTFITIAVTDADPVKAADIANAVAAQLPLAVQEIEPSTGGESPVRLTTASTAVPTNVPVSPNVPLNLALGALIGLAVGIGIAVLRTVLDTRIRTIRDVNQITDRPILGAIPFDAKAAERPIIIQADPYNTRSESFRALRTNLQFIEMDGGHSFVITSSIPSEGKSTTTVNLAIALADAGKRVALIDTDLRKPKVAEYLGIEGGAGLTDVLIGRAKVGDVMLPWGKRPLFVLPAGKVPPNPSELLGSRQMAQLLEAISRDFDVVLLDAPPLLPVTDAAILSRETTAAILVVAAGRTTTGQLTAALTALETVDAKVGGIVMSMVPTRGPDAYGYGYGYGYGGYGTYGTPPEPAPAKAKNSRKRAPEDDAGLDELVKGS, from the coding sequence ATGGAACTCAGCGACTACATCCGGGTTCTGCGGAAGAACTGGCTGATCATCGTCGTCGCAACTCTCGTCGGGCTGGGGGCGGCCGCCGGATACTCGCTGACCCGCACGCCCCTCTATGAGTCGCAGGCCTCGGTGGTCGTCTCGACCCAGTCCAGCGGCAGCGTGCAGGAGATCTCCCAGGGCTCGACCTTCACCCAGCAGCGCGTGGCGACCTACGTCAACGTCGCCACGAAGCAGCTGGTGCTCGATCCCGTGATCCGCGATCTCGGCCTCGACATGAGCGCCGGCGCCCTGGCCAAGAACGTCAGCGTCAGCAGCGTGCTGAACACCACCTTCATCACGATCGCCGTGACCGACGCCGACCCGGTCAAAGCCGCCGACATCGCCAACGCCGTCGCAGCCCAGCTTCCGCTCGCGGTCCAGGAGATCGAGCCGTCCACGGGCGGCGAGAGCCCGGTTCGTCTCACGACGGCGAGCACGGCGGTGCCCACGAACGTTCCGGTCAGCCCGAACGTCCCCCTCAACCTCGCGCTCGGTGCGCTCATCGGCCTCGCCGTCGGCATCGGCATCGCGGTGCTGAGGACGGTGCTCGACACCCGCATCCGCACCATCCGCGATGTCAACCAGATCACCGACCGCCCGATCCTCGGCGCGATCCCCTTCGACGCGAAGGCGGCGGAGCGTCCGATCATCATCCAGGCCGACCCGTACAACACGCGGTCGGAGTCGTTCCGGGCCCTGCGTACCAACCTGCAGTTCATCGAGATGGACGGCGGTCACTCCTTCGTGATCACCTCCTCCATCCCGAGCGAGGGCAAGTCCACCACGACCGTGAACCTGGCGATCGCCCTCGCGGATGCGGGAAAGCGCGTCGCTCTCATCGACACCGACCTGCGCAAGCCCAAGGTCGCCGAGTACCTCGGCATCGAGGGCGGAGCGGGGCTGACGGATGTGCTCATCGGTCGTGCGAAGGTCGGCGACGTGATGCTGCCCTGGGGCAAGCGCCCGCTGTTCGTGCTGCCGGCGGGCAAGGTGCCGCCGAACCCGAGCGAGCTGCTCGGGTCGCGTCAGATGGCGCAGCTGCTCGAGGCGATCAGCCGTGACTTCGACGTGGTGCTTCTGGATGCTCCCCCGCTGCTTCCGGTGACGGATGCGGCGATCCTGTCGCGCGAGACGACGGCGGCGATCCTCGTCGTCGCGGCGGGTCGCACGACGACCGGTCAGCTCACCGCGGCGCTCACGGCTCTCGAGACGGTCGACGCGAAGGTCGGCGGCATCGTCATGAGCATGGTCCCCACCCGCGGACCGGATGCGTACGGATACGGCTACGGATACGGATACGGCGGCTACGGGACATATGGCACGCCTCCGGAGCCGGCACCGGCGAAGGCGAAGAACTCACGCAAGCGGGCGCCGGAGGACGACGCCGGCCTCGACGAGCTCGTGAAGGGCTCCTGA
- a CDS encoding DUF5979 domain-containing protein encodes MWAPLQLTDGQTVDGPQNLRVSTVVQVREVAPTGPADATWQTPVFSGTGVTPGQPATLTIGTAGEVHVLLENPTEPSDGQFSLLKDVTGPGEPLLAPGTVFPVTYSYPGQPGGAQPVNLTNGTPWSSPALPTGTVVTVTEGAPTGGLPNGASWVTPSLEIDGVDTPNGATFTIGADSRVAVVVDNPTDVTPSEVPWAAGGVAAVMLLLGAGIVILAGWRRRTRSGH; translated from the coding sequence ATGTGGGCGCCGCTGCAGCTGACCGACGGCCAGACGGTGGACGGCCCGCAGAACCTGCGTGTCAGCACGGTCGTGCAGGTGCGCGAGGTCGCTCCGACCGGACCCGCCGACGCCACCTGGCAGACGCCGGTGTTCAGCGGCACCGGCGTGACGCCCGGTCAGCCGGCGACCCTCACTATCGGCACCGCGGGCGAGGTGCACGTGCTGCTCGAGAACCCGACCGAACCGAGCGACGGGCAGTTCTCGCTGCTGAAGGACGTCACGGGTCCGGGTGAGCCGCTGCTCGCTCCGGGCACGGTGTTCCCCGTCACCTACAGCTACCCCGGCCAGCCCGGCGGAGCCCAGCCGGTGAACCTGACCAACGGCACCCCGTGGTCCTCCCCCGCGCTCCCGACGGGCACCGTCGTGACGGTGACCGAGGGTGCTCCCACCGGCGGCCTGCCGAACGGCGCGAGCTGGGTCACGCCCTCGCTCGAGATCGACGGCGTCGACACGCCCAACGGCGCGACGTTCACGATCGGCGCCGACAGCCGCGTCGCGGTGGTCGTGGACAACCCCACCGACGTCACTCCGAGCGAGGTGCCGTGGGCGGCCGGCGGTGTGGCCGCGGTGATGCTCCTGCTGGGCGCAGGAATCGTCATCCTGGCCGGGTGGCGTCGCCGCACCCGAAGCGGTCACTGA
- a CDS encoding iron chelate uptake ABC transporter family permease subunit — protein MTLTLAARSRRRARPRSLRVAVGAFALVGALVAAVLLSLALGANPLSPRVVLDTLAGGGTAESQYIVWQLRVPRTLAGIAAGAALGVAGALIQAFTRNPLADPGILGVNAGAAFAVALGVAFLGMRDPASFVWLAFAGALVVTLGVYLIGSSGRGGADPIRLTLAGVALGAVFSGLVTGMTLSNPDAFDAMRSWHAGSLLGAGADALVAIVPFIAVGLIIAFAVAPGLNALALGDDVARSHGANVRRIRVFVVIAVTLLAGAATALVGPIAFVGLMVPHVARWVFGVDQRVILGVSVVLAPVVVLAADVLGRVLIAPAEMPAGIVTAFVGAPVLIALAMRRRVSGLG, from the coding sequence GTGACCCTCACTCTCGCAGCCCGCTCACGGCGGCGCGCACGGCCTCGAAGCCTGCGCGTCGCCGTGGGCGCGTTCGCGCTCGTGGGCGCCCTCGTCGCCGCGGTCCTGCTGTCGCTGGCGCTCGGTGCCAACCCGCTGTCGCCCCGCGTCGTCCTCGACACGCTCGCGGGCGGCGGCACCGCCGAATCGCAGTACATCGTGTGGCAACTGCGCGTGCCGCGCACGCTCGCCGGCATCGCCGCGGGTGCGGCCCTCGGCGTCGCAGGGGCCCTCATCCAGGCCTTCACGCGCAACCCGCTCGCCGATCCCGGCATCCTCGGCGTCAACGCGGGCGCGGCGTTCGCCGTCGCGCTCGGTGTCGCGTTCCTCGGGATGCGGGATCCCGCATCCTTCGTCTGGCTCGCCTTCGCCGGGGCTCTCGTCGTGACGCTCGGCGTGTACCTCATCGGCTCGTCGGGGCGCGGGGGCGCCGACCCGATCCGGCTCACCCTCGCCGGCGTCGCGCTCGGAGCCGTGTTCTCGGGGCTCGTCACGGGGATGACGCTCAGCAACCCCGATGCCTTCGACGCCATGCGCAGCTGGCACGCCGGGAGCCTGCTGGGCGCCGGAGCCGACGCGCTCGTCGCGATCGTCCCCTTCATCGCCGTGGGCCTGATCATCGCGTTCGCCGTCGCGCCGGGACTCAACGCGCTGGCCCTCGGCGACGACGTGGCCCGGTCCCACGGAGCGAACGTGCGCCGCATCCGGGTCTTCGTCGTCATCGCCGTCACCCTGCTCGCGGGCGCGGCCACGGCGCTCGTCGGCCCGATCGCATTCGTCGGGCTCATGGTGCCGCACGTCGCACGGTGGGTGTTCGGCGTCGACCAGCGCGTCATCCTGGGTGTCTCGGTGGTGCTCGCACCGGTCGTCGTGCTCGCGGCCGACGTGCTCGGGCGCGTGCTCATCGCCCCCGCCGAGATGCCGGCCGGCATCGTCACGGCCTTCGTCGGCGCGCCCGTGCTCATCGCTCTGGCGATGCGCCGTCGCGTGAGCGGGCTCGGATGA
- a CDS encoding siderophore-interacting protein has product MRPWEYSAFVVTVADARAIAPGWRRLTLAAPELRDFAPWGLDQRIKLVLPLPDGSLADFGLMAQPTPHPSDWYARWKALPETERNVLRTYTPSAIRPEQGEIDVDVLLHDPPGPASAWAAEVTPGERLWITGPDRRNGWTGYGLHWQAPPGCTRWLLVGDETAFPAIANILRTLPEGGRAEVLLEAADVRDDIVSPEAPAGANVRLVARAAVAGEALEAAVREARVADADYVWLAGEAGAVTRIRRHLTAERGVPKERVSFLGYWKLGGPLVG; this is encoded by the coding sequence ATGCGGCCCTGGGAGTACAGCGCCTTCGTCGTGACCGTGGCGGATGCGCGCGCCATCGCGCCGGGATGGCGGCGGCTCACGCTCGCTGCGCCCGAACTCCGCGACTTCGCCCCGTGGGGCCTGGATCAGCGGATCAAGCTCGTGCTTCCCCTGCCGGACGGGAGCCTCGCCGACTTCGGACTCATGGCGCAGCCGACACCGCATCCGTCCGACTGGTACGCCCGATGGAAGGCGCTGCCCGAGACCGAGCGCAACGTGCTGCGCACCTACACGCCGTCGGCGATCCGTCCGGAGCAGGGTGAGATCGACGTGGATGTGCTGCTGCACGATCCGCCCGGTCCTGCATCCGCGTGGGCTGCGGAAGTGACGCCGGGGGAGCGTCTATGGATCACCGGACCCGATCGGCGCAACGGCTGGACCGGCTACGGCCTGCACTGGCAGGCGCCTCCCGGGTGCACGCGGTGGCTGCTCGTCGGTGACGAGACCGCCTTCCCGGCGATCGCCAACATCCTGCGCACCCTGCCCGAGGGCGGCCGTGCGGAGGTGCTGTTGGAGGCGGCGGACGTTCGCGACGACATCGTGAGCCCCGAGGCGCCGGCCGGCGCGAACGTGCGGCTCGTGGCGCGCGCGGCCGTCGCCGGCGAGGCGCTCGAGGCGGCCGTGCGCGAGGCGCGCGTGGCGGATGCCGACTACGTGTGGCTGGCGGGCGAGGCGGGGGCTGTCACCCGCATCCGCCGCCACCTGACCGCCGAGCGGGGGGTGCCGAAGGAGCGCGTCTCGTTCCTCGGATACTGGAAGCTCGGCGGCCCGCTCGTCGGGTAG
- a CDS encoding iron chelate uptake ABC transporter family permease subunit, with the protein MSALADAGYRRLEVGYRGFRIRLRARSVVVGMALAAAVGTLAVVSLGLGSYALDPGQVLTAFAGGGTDLDRTVVLEWRLPRTLAAVALGALLAVSGALFQTVTRNPLASPDILGLSNGAFAGMLLTLTLVSSSWPALTIGAVVGGVSVALVIGALARRGGVQGFRLIVIGIGISAMLASLNTWMLLQVELETAMFASAWGAGSLIGITAAALGGALACAVPLLIAAAVLVPRLRQLDLGDDVAAATGARPALVRSTALLLGVGLVSIATAVVGPIAFVALAAPQIARRLARTPYLSLTLAALVGALLLLASDVIAQHLLPVVLPAGVVTVTLGGIYLVVTIIQEIRRRA; encoded by the coding sequence ATGAGTGCGCTCGCGGATGCCGGCTACCGCCGGCTCGAGGTCGGATACCGGGGATTCCGCATCCGCCTGCGCGCGCGAAGCGTGGTCGTGGGGATGGCGCTCGCCGCGGCCGTGGGCACGCTCGCCGTCGTCTCGCTCGGTCTCGGCTCGTACGCGCTCGATCCGGGGCAGGTGCTCACCGCGTTCGCCGGGGGCGGGACGGACCTCGATCGCACCGTCGTGCTCGAGTGGCGGCTGCCCCGCACCCTCGCGGCCGTCGCCCTGGGGGCGCTGCTCGCCGTCAGCGGTGCGCTCTTCCAGACCGTCACGCGCAACCCGCTCGCGAGCCCCGACATCCTGGGTCTGTCCAACGGCGCGTTCGCCGGCATGCTGCTGACCCTCACCCTCGTGTCGAGCAGCTGGCCCGCTCTGACGATCGGTGCCGTCGTCGGCGGCGTGAGCGTCGCGCTCGTGATCGGTGCCCTCGCCCGACGCGGCGGCGTGCAGGGCTTCCGGCTCATCGTGATCGGCATCGGCATCTCGGCCATGCTCGCCTCGCTGAACACGTGGATGCTCCTGCAGGTCGAACTCGAGACCGCGATGTTCGCGTCCGCCTGGGGAGCCGGCTCGCTCATCGGCATCACCGCCGCTGCGCTCGGCGGCGCGCTCGCCTGCGCCGTTCCGCTGCTGATCGCCGCCGCGGTGCTCGTGCCGCGGCTGCGCCAGCTCGACCTCGGCGACGACGTCGCCGCCGCGACCGGGGCACGCCCCGCCCTCGTGCGCAGCACGGCACTGCTGCTGGGCGTCGGCCTGGTCTCGATCGCCACCGCCGTGGTCGGCCCCATCGCCTTCGTCGCGCTCGCGGCGCCGCAGATCGCGCGGCGTCTCGCGCGCACGCCGTACCTCTCTCTCACGCTCGCCGCCCTCGTCGGCGCGCTGCTGCTGCTCGCCTCCGACGTGATCGCGCAGCACCTGCTTCCCGTCGTGCTGCCCGCCGGTGTCGTCACCGTCACGCTCGGCGGCATCTACCTCGTCGTCACGATCATCCAGGAGATCCGTCGCCGTGCCTGA
- a CDS encoding ABC transporter ATP-binding protein, which produces MVVSDLTVSVPDGSFTVIIGPNACGKSTLLRGLSRLLAPQSGNVVLDGRAISAYPAKEVARRLGLLPQAAIAPEGITVADLVARGRYPHQGLIRRWSDADERAVDDALDATGTRELASRQVDELSGGQRQRVWVAMVLAQQTDLLLLDEPTTFLDIAHQVELMELFGRLNRTGRTIVAVLHDLNHAARYASHIVAMRDGAIVAEGAPADVVTSERVEQVFGLPNMVIADPVTGGPLVVPLGGA; this is translated from the coding sequence ATGGTGGTGTCCGATCTCACGGTGAGCGTGCCCGACGGCTCGTTCACCGTGATCATCGGCCCCAACGCGTGCGGCAAGTCGACGCTGCTGCGGGGACTGTCGCGCCTGCTCGCGCCGCAGTCCGGAAACGTCGTGCTCGACGGGCGGGCGATCTCCGCCTACCCCGCGAAGGAGGTCGCCCGGCGGCTGGGGCTCCTGCCGCAGGCCGCGATCGCCCCGGAGGGGATCACGGTCGCCGATCTCGTCGCCCGCGGGCGCTACCCGCACCAGGGCCTCATCCGGCGCTGGTCGGATGCGGACGAGCGTGCGGTCGACGACGCGCTCGACGCGACGGGCACCCGCGAGCTCGCGTCTCGCCAGGTCGACGAGCTCTCCGGCGGGCAGCGACAGCGCGTCTGGGTCGCGATGGTGCTCGCTCAGCAGACCGACCTGCTTCTGCTCGACGAGCCCACCACCTTCCTCGACATCGCGCACCAGGTGGAGCTCATGGAGCTGTTCGGCAGGCTCAACCGCACGGGGCGCACCATCGTCGCCGTGCTGCACGACCTGAACCACGCCGCCCGCTACGCCAGCCACATCGTGGCGATGCGCGACGGCGCCATCGTCGCCGAGGGGGCCCCCGCCGACGTCGTGACCAGCGAACGGGTGGAGCAGGTGTTCGGCCTGCCCAACATGGTGATCGCCGACCCGGTGACCGGCGGACCCCTCGTCGTGCCGCTCGGAGGTGCGTGA
- a CDS encoding iron-siderophore ABC transporter substrate-binding protein has translation MPARPRSLAALALAAVAALGLAGCSAASAEPAASTPAAASTHEVTHARGTTEVPADPQRVVTLEPLELDTAVALGITPVGAAVASNVSGIPAYLDASGVEPVGTVPEPDLEAIAALKPDLILGTEARHSKLYDQLSAIAPTVFIATQADPWRDNALLIGDALGHEDEVQTLLGDVDARCDEIGKEHAVDGQTAQLIRPRDETTLSLYGPTSFAGSLLECVGFTIPDQDWADGIQADISPENILQAKADHVFVTATDVADTSLIPAAIAQNAAEFPDVTLVDTSYWVSGVGPKGAMKVLDDIEKYLSNAR, from the coding sequence ATGCCCGCTCGTCCCCGTTCCCTCGCTGCCCTCGCGCTGGCCGCGGTCGCGGCTCTCGGCCTGGCCGGCTGCTCCGCCGCATCCGCCGAGCCCGCCGCATCCACTCCGGCCGCCGCCTCCACCCACGAGGTGACGCACGCGCGCGGCACGACCGAGGTCCCCGCCGACCCGCAGCGGGTCGTGACGCTCGAGCCGCTCGAGCTGGACACGGCCGTCGCGCTCGGCATCACCCCGGTGGGAGCGGCCGTCGCGAGCAACGTGTCGGGCATCCCCGCCTACCTCGACGCCTCCGGGGTCGAACCTGTCGGCACCGTGCCGGAGCCCGACCTCGAGGCGATCGCGGCCCTCAAGCCCGACCTCATCCTCGGCACCGAGGCGCGCCACTCGAAGCTGTACGACCAGCTCAGCGCGATCGCGCCGACCGTGTTCATCGCGACCCAGGCCGACCCGTGGCGCGACAACGCCCTGCTGATCGGCGACGCGCTCGGACACGAGGACGAGGTCCAGACGCTCCTCGGCGACGTCGACGCGCGCTGCGACGAGATCGGCAAGGAGCACGCCGTCGACGGCCAGACCGCGCAGCTGATCCGTCCCCGCGACGAGACGACGCTGAGCCTGTACGGTCCCACCTCCTTCGCGGGCAGCCTGCTCGAGTGCGTCGGCTTCACCATTCCCGACCAGGACTGGGCCGACGGCATCCAGGCCGACATCTCGCCGGAGAACATCCTGCAGGCGAAGGCCGACCACGTGTTCGTGACCGCGACCGACGTCGCCGACACCTCGCTGATTCCCGCCGCCATCGCGCAGAACGCCGCGGAGTTCCCTGACGTCACTCTGGTCGACACCAGCTACTGGGTCTCCGGCGTCGGACCCAAGGGCGCGATGAAGGTGCTCGACGACATCGAGAAGTACCTCTCGAACGCTCGGTGA
- a CDS encoding MFS transporter, translated as MIRMRARTRFGYALGGIASGTYGTVPGLILMPYLTDLLGVEAAIAGLIVFIPKAWDFFLNPIAGRVSDRSPRPDRRRPFLLRAGVILALTFAAMFFGPSAPPVAGALWVLALFVASATAYAFFQVPYLALSAEITDDYGERTRLVTWRVIVFTLAILVSGAAAPALVEAAGGLAGYRIMAGAMSALILVGTVGVWWGTRGAARVRSEPAGGRLRTQLAAVLGNPDARLLVIPFVLQAIAMGMVLSGVIYVARHVFGDASLATTCFVCFVAPAILLTPVWAAIGRRLGKRNGFAAATVVQITGFIGLFAAAGTGQGVLLAAAAVVGVGYAGGQLFPLAMLPDIAADDAKRSGLNRIGMIAGVWSGFELLGYALGPALLGATMSIGGYVASTQIDLPQTDAAKAAIVIGVSLAPALLCAVSLVPLSRYTLDARLRREALTIRPESV; from the coding sequence ATGATCAGGATGCGGGCGAGGACTCGATTCGGATATGCGCTGGGAGGTATCGCCTCCGGCACGTACGGCACTGTGCCGGGACTGATCCTCATGCCCTATCTCACGGATCTTCTCGGGGTCGAGGCGGCGATCGCCGGGCTCATCGTGTTCATCCCGAAGGCGTGGGACTTCTTCCTCAACCCGATCGCCGGCCGCGTGTCCGACCGGTCCCCCCGCCCGGACCGGCGCCGCCCTTTCCTCTTGCGAGCCGGCGTGATCCTGGCGCTCACGTTCGCCGCCATGTTCTTCGGCCCCAGCGCACCCCCCGTCGCCGGCGCGCTCTGGGTGCTCGCACTCTTCGTCGCATCGGCGACGGCGTACGCGTTCTTCCAGGTGCCCTATCTCGCCCTCTCGGCGGAGATCACCGACGACTACGGCGAGCGGACACGCCTCGTCACCTGGCGTGTGATCGTCTTCACCCTGGCGATCCTTGTCTCCGGCGCCGCAGCGCCCGCACTGGTCGAGGCGGCGGGCGGACTCGCCGGCTATCGGATCATGGCGGGGGCGATGTCGGCACTGATCCTCGTCGGCACCGTCGGCGTGTGGTGGGGCACCCGAGGCGCCGCCCGCGTGCGCAGCGAGCCTGCCGGCGGGCGCCTGCGCACACAGCTCGCCGCCGTGCTGGGAAACCCGGATGCCCGGCTTCTCGTCATCCCCTTCGTCCTGCAGGCGATCGCCATGGGGATGGTGCTCAGCGGTGTCATCTACGTCGCACGACATGTGTTCGGCGACGCCTCCCTGGCGACGACCTGCTTCGTGTGCTTCGTGGCCCCGGCCATCCTGCTGACTCCGGTGTGGGCGGCGATCGGGCGGCGCCTCGGAAAGCGCAACGGATTCGCGGCCGCCACCGTGGTTCAGATCACGGGCTTCATCGGACTGTTCGCCGCGGCCGGCACCGGGCAGGGGGTCCTGCTCGCCGCCGCCGCTGTCGTCGGAGTCGGCTACGCCGGCGGCCAGCTCTTTCCTCTCGCCATGCTTCCGGACATCGCCGCCGACGACGCGAAGCGTTCCGGACTGAACCGGATCGGGATGATCGCCGGGGTGTGGTCGGGATTCGAACTCCTCGGCTACGCGCTGGGTCCGGCGCTGCTCGGGGCGACGATGAGCATCGGCGGCTACGTCGCCTCCACGCAGATCGATCTCCCGCAGACGGATGCGGCCAAAGCAGCGATCGTCATCGGCGTCTCCCTCGCCCCCGCACTCCTGTGCGCCGTGAGCCTGGTGCCGCTCTCGCGCTACACGCTGGATGCGCGACTGCGGCGAGAGGCACTCACCATTCGACCGGAATCCGTCTGA
- a CDS encoding putative Ig domain-containing protein has product MTDTPLSGVLVRAPRRSAWRRVAAGVTTAALAASAALAATPAYAAGLAPEVIASIGVGSTPTALTISADGSRVYTASYGSQGVSIIDTAEQKLQTTIAGGAAMMGIVVTPDRTRAYTADWSGGAIKVFDLVDNTLIGNVTGYTGYSPRGIAISPDGSRVYTANGGSVSVIDTATNAQIGTVPTLTGSLPWGVTVSPDGKRLYVVNYESEDLAVVDLASQQQIARIPVGDGPRRVAISPDNTRAYVTNGGTDTVSVIDTVALTKITDLTVGSLPYGVAVTPDGSHVLVASARASTVTVIDTADTDTRGTVSVGSSPYELAVSPDSTTAYVGSQNTSTVSVISLVARPEISPATQTLNATVGRAMPASSALTAENFDGTVTYTIAPAVPQGLTFNGSTGVLSGTPTTAQAATEYTITGTDGDATATATISLAIKPALALATTILQATRGTAIDPTAAPTASGFPGPVTYSVEPALPSGLQLDAATGVISGSPREALERSVFRLTASDGTFTASQQFGIVVAGLSPSDQPLAAVHGQAIEATSPLTATGFSGSVTYAVSPTLPAGLSLDASTGVISGTPTGDAIDKTTFTITATGAEAGVATATVKILIDAVAPAAPETVNVVPGAFQAFVSWPASEDDGGAGPVSYTVTAVPSGQSCTTTETSCVITGLPAGAMTFSVVASTSVGSAEPAVSASASVLSHAAPETVPAATEGASVRFVDASGSAVSSVTPGQKVTVEASGFLAGSNVQAFAYSTPTLLGAAVTDADGAASFEVTVPTDLAPGEHTLVAIGFGAGGSTAVATSALVVAAPGAPGVPVAASLPATGVNPLPWAGMAAGLLAVGALVLLMSRMRRRA; this is encoded by the coding sequence TTGACTGATACACCCCTGTCCGGCGTGCTCGTGCGCGCCCCTCGACGGTCCGCATGGCGGCGCGTCGCGGCCGGCGTCACGACGGCGGCTCTGGCCGCATCCGCCGCACTCGCGGCGACGCCGGCCTATGCCGCCGGACTCGCCCCCGAGGTGATCGCGAGCATCGGCGTCGGATCGACGCCGACCGCGCTCACCATCTCGGCTGACGGGTCCCGTGTCTACACCGCGAGCTACGGCTCTCAGGGCGTGTCGATCATCGACACCGCCGAGCAGAAGCTGCAGACCACCATCGCCGGTGGCGCAGCGATGATGGGCATCGTCGTCACCCCCGACCGCACGCGCGCCTACACCGCCGACTGGAGCGGCGGCGCCATCAAGGTCTTCGACCTCGTCGACAACACGCTGATCGGCAATGTCACCGGGTACACGGGCTACAGCCCCCGCGGCATCGCCATCTCGCCCGACGGTTCGCGTGTCTACACGGCCAACGGCGGCTCGGTCTCGGTCATCGACACCGCGACGAACGCGCAGATCGGCACGGTTCCGACGCTCACCGGCTCTCTGCCCTGGGGCGTCACCGTCTCACCCGACGGCAAGCGTCTCTACGTGGTGAACTACGAGTCCGAGGACCTCGCCGTCGTCGACCTCGCCTCGCAGCAGCAGATCGCGCGGATCCCCGTCGGCGACGGCCCCCGCCGCGTGGCCATCTCGCCCGACAACACCCGCGCCTACGTCACCAATGGCGGCACCGACACCGTGAGCGTCATCGACACCGTCGCGTTGACCAAGATCACGGACCTCACCGTGGGGAGTCTGCCCTACGGCGTCGCCGTGACGCCGGACGGATCGCACGTCCTCGTCGCCAGCGCCCGCGCGTCCACCGTGACGGTCATCGACACCGCCGACACCGACACGCGTGGCACGGTCTCCGTCGGCTCGAGTCCGTACGAGCTCGCCGTGTCGCCCGACAGCACGACCGCGTATGTCGGCAGTCAGAACACCAGCACCGTGTCCGTCATCTCGCTCGTTGCACGGCCCGAGATCTCGCCCGCGACCCAGACGCTGAACGCGACCGTCGGCAGGGCGATGCCCGCATCCTCCGCGTTGACGGCGGAGAACTTCGACGGCACGGTGACGTACACGATCGCCCCGGCCGTACCTCAGGGACTGACCTTCAACGGCTCCACGGGTGTGCTGAGCGGCACGCCGACGACGGCGCAGGCGGCGACGGAGTACACGATCACGGGAACGGATGGCGACGCCACGGCGACCGCGACGATCTCGCTGGCCATCAAGCCCGCCCTCGCGCTGGCCACGACCATCCTCCAGGCGACGCGTGGAACGGCCATCGACCCGACCGCGGCTCCCACCGCATCCGGCTTCCCCGGCCCCGTGACCTACTCGGTCGAACCCGCGCTGCCGAGCGGTCTACAGCTGGATGCGGCGACCGGGGTCATCTCCGGAAGCCCGCGCGAGGCGCTCGAGCGCAGCGTGTTCAGGCTCACCGCGAGCGACGGCACGTTCACGGCGTCGCAGCAGTTCGGGATCGTGGTGGCGGGGCTCTCTCCGTCCGATCAGCCGCTCGCCGCTGTGCACGGACAGGCCATCGAGGCGACGTCCCCGCTGACGGCGACGGGCTTCTCGGGGTCGGTCACCTACGCCGTGAGCCCCACGCTGCCCGCCGGGCTGTCGCTCGACGCGAGCACCGGTGTGATCAGCGGAACCCCGACCGGCGACGCGATCGACAAGACGACCTTCACCATCACCGCCACCGGCGCCGAGGCGGGCGTCGCGACGGCCACGGTCAAGATCCTGATCGACGCCGTCGCGCCCGCGGCCCCCGAGACCGTCAACGTGGTGCCCGGCGCCTTCCAGGCGTTCGTCTCGTGGCCCGCATCCGAAGACGACGGCGGTGCGGGACCCGTCAGCTACACCGTCACCGCTGTGCCGAGCGGCCAGAGCTGCACCACCACCGAGACCTCGTGCGTGATCACGGGTCTTCCGGCCGGAGCGATGACCTTCTCGGTCGTGGCGTCCACGTCGGTCGGATCGGCCGAGCCGGCGGTGTCCGCATCCGCATCCGTGCTCTCCCACGCCGCGCCCGAGACGGTGCCGGCCGCGACCGAAGGCGCGAGCGTGCGCTTCGTGGACGCGTCGGGCAGTGCAGTCAGCTCGGTCACCCCGGGGCAGAAGGTCACGGTCGAGGCTTCCGGCTTCCTCGCGGGCTCGAACGTGCAGGCGTTCGCGTACTCCACGCCCACCCTGCTGGGTGCGGCGGTGACGGATGCCGACGGTGCCGCGTCGTTCGAGGTCACGGTCCCCACGGACCTCGCTCCCGGTGAGCACACCCTGGTGGCCATCGGCTTCGGCGCGGGCGGGTCCACCGCCGTCGCGACGTCCGCGCTCGTCGTGGCTGCGCCCGGTGCGCCGGGTGTGCCGGTGGCCGCGTCACTGCCCGCGACGGGTGTGAACCCGCTGCCCTGGGCCGGGATGGCGGCGGGCCTGCTGGCTGTGGGGGCTCTGGTGCTGCTGATGTCGCGGATGCGACGCCGCGCCTGA